Proteins from a single region of Desulfobacter postgatei 2ac9:
- a CDS encoding helix-turn-helix domain-containing protein: protein MNYSFISHGYANDLDLWFGKIERKDGGKMTAGIEKTFKAMVRCAVGEDHTFVNIGTLANRTNVCYRTIERHIKILNEAGLITAVKEEINGWTQTVYYFLAHPVITKFRELRTGKANPQQPKPVETPKPDQPEAVPETESQTEQKITKNDHLETTRECHAVDQQADQQNVGNLSDYTIDRLYINTTPLPPSESVQDRQEPATWTKIRESIIEKDQLNLAAKMLPCLEAEIENDSVILSGPNKVALQRIEKNYGQTLRDDFSFFGIKTLVFKVFSEERQKKKDEDQKLQDQIQRQQQKEQQERILAEKQQQDAELNSLPLKKQFDVILNQYPRQTGKWQAWMNFKKLVQAGELPKTSKLLQIIKKNKMSRDWQRDNGRWIPGLSKFLKERRWLDYGKWT, encoded by the coding sequence ATGAATTACAGTTTTATATCGCATGGTTATGCGAATGACCTTGATTTGTGGTTTGGGAAAATCGAAAGAAAAGATGGTGGAAAAATGACTGCAGGGATCGAAAAAACTTTTAAGGCGATGGTCAGATGTGCGGTTGGTGAGGACCATACATTTGTGAATATAGGAACATTAGCCAACCGGACAAATGTATGCTACCGAACCATTGAAAGACACATCAAGATCCTTAATGAAGCCGGGCTGATTACCGCTGTTAAAGAAGAAATCAACGGCTGGACGCAGACCGTGTATTATTTTCTTGCTCATCCTGTAATCACTAAATTCAGAGAATTACGGACTGGCAAAGCAAACCCTCAGCAGCCAAAGCCGGTTGAAACACCTAAGCCGGATCAGCCGGAAGCGGTTCCAGAAACTGAGTCTCAAACCGAACAAAAAATAACAAAAAATGACCACCTGGAGACCACCCGGGAGTGTCATGCTGTGGATCAACAAGCGGATCAACAAAATGTCGGCAATTTGTCGGATTATACCATAGATAGATTATATATAAATACTACCCCCCTACCCCCCTCAGAATCAGTTCAAGACCGCCAGGAGCCTGCAACCTGGACAAAAATCAGAGAGAGTATTATCGAAAAAGACCAACTCAATTTAGCAGCTAAAATGCTCCCCTGTCTGGAGGCCGAAATCGAGAACGACAGTGTAATTCTGTCAGGGCCAAACAAAGTAGCATTACAAAGAATCGAAAAAAATTACGGTCAAACGCTCAGAGATGATTTTTCTTTTTTTGGCATTAAAACCCTTGTCTTTAAAGTCTTTTCGGAAGAACGCCAAAAGAAAAAAGATGAAGATCAAAAGCTGCAGGATCAAATTCAACGTCAGCAGCAGAAAGAACAGCAGGAAAGGATTCTGGCTGAAAAACAGCAACAGGACGCTGAATTAAATAGTTTGCCCCTTAAAAAACAATTCGATGTGATTTTAAATCAATACCCCCGGCAAACCGGAAAATGGCAAGCCTGGATGAATTTTAAAAAACTTGTTCAGGCCGGAGAACTGCCAAAAACATCAAAACTTTTACAAATCATTAAAAAAAACAAGATGTCCCGGGACTGGCAGCGGGATAACGGCCGCTGGATACCGGGACTATCAAAGTTTTTGAAAGAAAGAAGATGGTTAGATTATGGAAAATGGACCTAA
- a CDS encoding nucleotidyltransferase domain-containing protein, which produces MIFVHLLKHINLPQKTISQLIEIFSAYPEIEKVIVFGSRAMGNEKPGSDIDLAISGLKVTSELVEKIHNYLVRRNPVSYIFLYCLHFETLTNPDLRNHILEYGKILYHRGRLYFDIT; this is translated from the coding sequence ATTATATTTGTCCACCTACTTAAGCATATTAACCTGCCTCAGAAAACAATCAGCCAGCTGATAGAAATTTTTTCAGCCTATCCGGAGATTGAAAAAGTTATCGTGTTCGGCTCCAGAGCCATGGGAAACGAAAAACCAGGCTCGGATATAGATCTTGCGATCAGCGGATTAAAAGTGACGTCAGAACTTGTAGAAAAAATCCATAACTATTTGGTAAGAAGAAACCCTGTTTCCTATATTTTTTTGTACTGCCTTCATTTTGAAACTCTAACTAACCCCGATTTGCGCAACCACATTCTGGAGTATGGCAAAATTCTTTATCATAGGGGTAGGCTTTATTTTGATATTACA
- a CDS encoding CNNM domain-containing protein, with protein sequence MRASGPDPDLVRGADACLSLPLDADLLAAQILVVQRKGAHRLLGRREPPFSETHKSFDPCYGQYHMILLFAYLFLALGVSFICSILESVLLSTPQTFLMVSQDEGHKWAEAFTEFKKNIDKPLSAILSLNTAAHTIGAAGVGAQAVKIFGEASFGWISALLTLLILVFTEIIPKTIGAQYWSKLSRVSTAGIHAVIFMTYPLVFISAAITKLISTSGNVRSTSREEIAALASIGVDEGIFSEKEYKIIQNILKLKNVKVKEIMTPRVVVTAADESLTLKEFLASKNYLKFSRIPVYAEKPENIKGYVFRQTVFEKLAENRHDLTLRDIKREILIIPSTSALFSLWEKLLESKEHIALLVDEYGGLDGVVTMEDIIETLLGLEIIDEKDTITDMRKYARERWETRQAKYNLLDRLDSGKD encoded by the coding sequence TTGAGGGCATCGGGTCCTGACCCGGATCTGGTCAGGGGGGCAGATGCCTGCCTTTCTCTGCCCCTGGATGCAGACCTGCTGGCAGCACAGATTCTGGTGGTCCAGCGGAAAGGCGCCCACAGACTTCTTGGCCGGCGTGAGCCGCCCTTTTCCGAAACCCATAAATCCTTTGACCCCTGTTACGGACAATATCACATGATTCTGCTCTTTGCATATCTCTTCCTGGCCCTGGGGGTCTCCTTCATATGTTCAATCCTGGAGTCGGTCCTGCTTTCCACTCCCCAGACCTTTCTGATGGTCAGTCAGGACGAGGGGCACAAGTGGGCCGAGGCCTTCACCGAGTTTAAAAAAAACATTGACAAGCCCTTGTCCGCCATCCTCTCCTTAAACACTGCCGCCCACACAATCGGGGCTGCCGGCGTGGGAGCCCAGGCAGTCAAAATTTTCGGTGAGGCCTCGTTCGGATGGATTTCCGCACTTCTGACCCTTCTGATCCTCGTCTTCACTGAGATTATCCCCAAAACCATCGGGGCCCAGTATTGGAGCAAGCTATCCAGGGTTTCAACGGCCGGAATTCATGCTGTCATCTTCATGACCTATCCGCTGGTCTTCATCTCCGCTGCCATCACTAAACTGATATCAACCTCCGGAAATGTTCGGAGTACCAGCCGTGAAGAGATTGCAGCCCTGGCAAGCATTGGGGTCGATGAGGGGATCTTTTCGGAAAAAGAGTATAAAATCATTCAGAATATTCTGAAGCTCAAAAACGTTAAAGTTAAAGAGATCATGACCCCAAGGGTCGTGGTGACTGCGGCTGACGAAAGTCTGACCCTGAAGGAGTTTCTGGCAAGCAAAAACTATTTGAAATTTTCCAGAATCCCTGTATATGCCGAAAAGCCCGAGAATATTAAAGGATACGTATTCCGGCAGACCGTATTTGAAAAACTGGCCGAAAACCGGCATGACCTGACTCTCAGGGATATCAAAAGGGAGATCCTCATTATTCCCTCTACATCTGCCCTATTCTCGCTGTGGGAGAAACTATTGGAAAGCAAGGAACATATCGCCCTCCTCGTCGACGAATACGGCGGGCTGGACGGAGTCGTTACCATGGAAGATATTATTGAAACCCTTCTGGGACTTGAAATCATAGACGAGAAAGATACCATCACCGACATGCGCAAATATGCCAGAGAACGTTGGGAAACGCGGCAGGCCAAGTATAACCTGCTGGACCGTCTGGACTCTGGCAAAGATTGA
- a CDS encoding Bax inhibitor-1/YccA family protein: protein MNTNLSYQQTGVMTRVNTFIRSTYNWMAIGLAATGVTSYFVSESPGMMKAVYGNPIMPWVLFIGLIVMCGFLSARIQKMQASTATGLYVGLTVLYGICLAPIFMIYTQTSIASTFFICAATFGAASVYGMITKKDLTGMGQFLMMGLIGIIIAMVVNMFIQSSAMQTIISMIAVLLFTGLTAYDTQKLKSMAVTLPIDATGAMVRKGAILGALSLYLDFMGLFVHLLSLLGVSRD from the coding sequence ATGAACACAAATCTTTCCTATCAACAAACCGGAGTAATGACCCGGGTTAATACGTTTATTAGAAGCACATACAACTGGATGGCAATTGGTCTTGCCGCTACAGGCGTGACTTCATATTTTGTATCTGAAAGCCCTGGCATGATGAAGGCCGTTTACGGCAACCCCATTATGCCCTGGGTATTATTCATCGGTCTTATAGTCATGTGCGGATTTCTCAGTGCACGGATTCAAAAAATGCAGGCAAGCACCGCCACAGGTCTTTATGTGGGACTTACCGTTCTTTACGGTATCTGCCTTGCCCCAATTTTTATGATTTATACCCAGACATCCATTGCCTCAACCTTTTTTATCTGTGCTGCCACCTTTGGTGCCGCAAGTGTTTACGGGATGATAACCAAAAAAGACCTCACCGGCATGGGCCAGTTTTTAATGATGGGCTTGATAGGTATCATCATTGCCATGGTTGTGAATATGTTCATTCAAAGCTCAGCTATGCAGACCATTATCTCCATGATTGCGGTTCTGCTGTTCACAGGTCTTACCGCCTATGATACCCAGAAACTAAAATCCATGGCAGTGACCCTTCCCATCGATGCAACGGGCGCCATGGTCCGCAAAGGTGCCATTCTTGGTGCTTTAAGCCTTTACCTTGATTTTATGGGATTATTCGTTCATCTGCTCAGCTTGCTTGGTGTATCAAGGGATTAA
- a CDS encoding Tim44 domain-containing protein translates to MLYLTPKKMTLAAFAAAALFLFTAFAEVADAKSRSGGRSFKRPSQTSRQSTQAVQQKPAASPRAPMSGGSSLMRGLAGGIMGGVLGGLLFGGLAHGMGMGGLGGSGIGLFEILLMAGLAYAAFRIFTRKKALAGHGSNEAPAAAGFFSGSPGQTDPEADPLVMGVKEIWAVYPSFDPEGFKETAQDLFFKVQAGWTRRDTAVLDPYVGEQLLAEYDRHFREMREQGVINRLENIAVRSVDLTAAGVDGPEMFVTVRFLANLLDYTVDEATDRVVSGNPDTVVKFREEWTFAAPAGIPSWKLEGIGS, encoded by the coding sequence ATGCTTTACCTGACCCCCAAAAAAATGACCCTGGCCGCATTTGCCGCGGCCGCTCTTTTTCTGTTCACCGCCTTTGCGGAGGTGGCCGACGCCAAGTCCCGTTCCGGGGGGCGCTCTTTTAAAAGGCCCTCCCAGACCTCGAGGCAATCCACCCAGGCTGTTCAGCAAAAGCCTGCGGCCTCACCCCGGGCCCCCATGTCCGGCGGCTCCTCTTTGATGCGGGGGCTGGCCGGCGGCATCATGGGCGGAGTCCTGGGCGGCCTGCTCTTTGGTGGCCTGGCCCACGGCATGGGCATGGGCGGACTGGGCGGCAGCGGCATCGGGCTGTTTGAGATTCTTCTGATGGCGGGACTGGCATATGCGGCCTTTCGGATATTTACCAGGAAAAAGGCCCTGGCCGGCCATGGAAGCAATGAGGCCCCCGCGGCCGCCGGTTTTTTCTCCGGCAGTCCCGGACAAACCGACCCGGAGGCGGATCCCCTGGTCATGGGGGTCAAGGAAATCTGGGCGGTGTATCCCTCCTTTGATCCCGAAGGGTTCAAGGAAACGGCCCAAGACCTCTTCTTCAAGGTCCAGGCGGGCTGGACCCGGCGGGATACGGCGGTCCTGGACCCCTATGTGGGAGAGCAGCTTCTGGCAGAATATGACCGCCATTTCCGGGAAATGCGGGAGCAGGGCGTGATCAACCGGCTGGAAAATATTGCGGTGCGCAGCGTGGACCTTACGGCTGCAGGGGTGGACGGTCCTGAGATGTTCGTCACGGTCCGGTTTTTGGCCAACCTTCTGGACTACACTGTTGACGAAGCCACGGACCGCGTGGTTTCCGGAAATCCGGACACCGTTGTCAAGTTCAGGGAAGAGTGGACCTTTGCGGCCCCGGCCGGGATCCCGTCCTGGAAGCTTGAGGGCATCGGGTCCTGA
- a CDS encoding ISAzo13-like element transposase-related protein, with translation CKGVIFKSIEIVNDFVAKTKTSTGLKVFTSILDKNFKTGRKVADDFKKI, from the coding sequence CATGTAAAGGTGTTATTTTTAAGAGTATCGAAATCGTTAATGATTTCGTAGCAAAAACAAAAACATCTACGGGGTTGAAGGTTTTTACGTCTATCCTTGATAAAAATTTTAAAACTGGTCGTAAAGTAGCGGACGATTTTAAAAAAATATGA
- a CDS encoding TrbC/VirB2 family protein codes for MKRFLPLLVPTFLFFGVITFVDTAFASTISEFETPAETLMETLRGPWAKSVAILMILAAAFVMWFKKDDLDGMTKGFLVVVCIISVLALAEPIIDTLFTFGSGALI; via the coding sequence ATGAAAAGATTCTTACCGTTACTTGTACCAACCTTTCTTTTTTTTGGCGTTATCACCTTTGTTGATACTGCGTTTGCATCAACAATTTCGGAATTTGAAACACCGGCAGAAACCCTGATGGAAACCTTACGCGGGCCGTGGGCCAAATCCGTTGCCATACTGATGATCCTGGCGGCGGCTTTTGTGATGTGGTTCAAAAAAGATGATTTGGACGGGATGACAAAAGGTTTTCTTGTTGTTGTCTGCATCATATCCGTGCTGGCCCTGGCGGAACCGATCATTGATACGCTGTTCACATTCGGCAGCGGAGCATTAATATAA
- a CDS encoding ABC transporter permease, with the protein METSYYQLIPYVEASQDIFRDALKAGMIPSVNSLAGVGIVFIPGMMTGEVLSGEDPMLAIRYQIVVMFMVRQRCFSPGHQLLLRPKQPFVTTGKCIHKKGRGGR; encoded by the coding sequence GTGGAAACCTCATATTACCAGCTTATACCCTACGTTGAAGCCTCACAGGATATCTTCAGGGATGCCCTTAAAGCCGGGATGATTCCTTCAGTCAACTCTCTGGCAGGCGTCGGTATTGTTTTTATTCCGGGGATGATGACCGGCGAGGTTCTTTCCGGTGAGGACCCAATGCTAGCCATCCGTTACCAGATCGTGGTGATGTTCATGGTCCGGCAGCGCTGTTTCAGTCCCGGTCACCAGCTTTTGTTAAGGCCGAAGCAACCCTTTGTAACCACAGGCAAGTGCATACATAAAAAGGGAAGGGGAGGGCGTTAA
- a CDS encoding nucleotide-binding protein gives MAAINMILQGKGGVGKSFTASLLSQYLLDRDQLVGCFDADPVNATLTAYASLKATKIEIMEGDSINSRLFDTMIEKLIQLPDEAFAVIDSGASTFVPLAAYISENNVAEFLQASGHNLTLHTLITGGQAEGDTIQGLASLMEGFPDTPITVWVNPFFGQIDFKDHKLEKANRDQGGTTIVLPTYKKETFGYDLELMLKSRLTFAQAINSGKFNVMAKQRLKIARDEIWNILDESGLIIEAREQQE, from the coding sequence ATGGCAGCTATAAATATGATCCTGCAAGGTAAAGGTGGGGTTGGGAAAAGTTTTACAGCCAGTCTGTTAAGTCAGTATTTGCTTGATAGAGATCAGTTGGTCGGATGTTTTGATGCTGATCCGGTTAATGCAACCCTGACAGCTTATGCATCATTAAAAGCGACCAAAATAGAAATCATGGAAGGTGATTCTATTAACAGCCGGTTATTTGACACGATGATAGAAAAATTAATTCAGCTGCCGGATGAGGCATTCGCTGTCATTGACAGCGGCGCCAGCACATTTGTTCCCCTGGCTGCGTACATATCAGAAAACAATGTTGCTGAATTCCTGCAAGCCAGCGGCCATAATCTTACGCTGCATACCCTGATCACCGGCGGCCAGGCTGAAGGTGATACCATCCAGGGCCTTGCCTCCCTGATGGAAGGTTTTCCGGACACCCCCATAACAGTATGGGTAAACCCTTTCTTCGGTCAAATTGACTTTAAAGACCACAAACTGGAAAAGGCCAACCGGGATCAGGGCGGCACCACCATTGTTTTGCCGACCTATAAAAAAGAAACCTTTGGCTATGATCTGGAGCTGATGCTCAAGTCCCGCCTGACATTTGCCCAGGCAATCAATTCCGGCAAATTCAACGTCATGGCTAAACAGCGGCTTAAAATCGCCAGGGATGAAATCTGGAACATCCTGGATGAATCCGGCCTGATCATTGAGGCCCGGGAACAGCAGGAATGA
- a CDS encoding IS630 family transposase, whose product MRRTGKKFISPIEPLALKWLSLIEFSDEESNRTKLRAQAIRLSNSGYSISQISQICLTTQETVSKWIDGWEKYQFDSLIDKPRSGRTPLIHSEMHDEVIDIVKKNPRQLKSAITEIQEKFGKKVSVKTLKRIIKKKLRWCRGRKSLKSKRNENEFREAQKEIEILKDEDQANIIDLYYFDESGFTGVPEIPYAWQDEDEQLLLPSGKTSRINVLGFLNKQNDFFPCVFDCSVTSDIVTACFDAFSRYITKRTIVVLDNAPIHHSAIFKSQIGTWEERGLFLYFIPKYSPELNLIEILWKHIKYFWLSTSAYKGFEFLKTELNNILASVGKEFTISFS is encoded by the coding sequence ATGAGACGTACGGGTAAAAAATTTATTTCTCCAATTGAGCCGTTGGCATTAAAATGGCTGTCACTTATTGAATTTTCGGATGAAGAGTCAAACCGTACTAAACTCAGGGCTCAAGCAATCCGATTGAGCAACTCTGGGTATAGTATCAGTCAGATTTCACAAATATGTTTGACCACTCAGGAAACAGTTTCGAAGTGGATTGATGGATGGGAAAAATATCAATTTGACTCTTTAATTGATAAACCACGTTCTGGAAGAACGCCGCTGATCCATAGTGAGATGCATGATGAAGTTATTGATATTGTGAAGAAAAATCCAAGACAACTTAAAAGTGCCATTACTGAAATACAGGAAAAATTTGGTAAAAAAGTCAGCGTAAAAACCCTGAAACGGATTATAAAAAAAAAACTGCGTTGGTGTCGAGGACGGAAATCTCTCAAAAGCAAACGCAATGAGAACGAGTTCAGGGAAGCGCAAAAGGAAATTGAAATCTTGAAAGATGAAGATCAGGCAAATATCATTGACTTGTATTATTTTGATGAATCTGGCTTTACCGGCGTGCCTGAGATTCCATATGCCTGGCAAGATGAGGATGAGCAGCTTTTGCTTCCGAGTGGAAAAACCTCAAGAATCAATGTGTTGGGATTCTTGAATAAGCAAAATGATTTCTTTCCTTGCGTTTTTGACTGCTCAGTTACTTCAGATATTGTAACCGCCTGCTTTGATGCGTTTTCACGTTACATAACAAAAAGAACCATTGTTGTTCTGGATAATGCTCCAATACATCACAGCGCCATTTTTAAATCTCAAATTGGGACATGGGAAGAAAGAGGCCTTTTTCTATACTTTATCCCCAAATATTCACCGGAGTTGAATCTGATTGAAATTTTATGGAAACATATCAAGTACTTTTGGCTATCAACATCTGCTTATAAAGGATTTGAATTTTTGAAAACTGAGTTGAATAATATATTGGCAAGCGTCGGTAAGGAATTTACAATTTCGTTTTCTTAA
- a CDS encoding nucleotidyltransferase family protein: MIFVHLLKHINLPQKTISQLIEIFSAYPEIEKVIVFGSRAMGNEKPGSDIDLAISGLKVTSELVEKIHNYLEEETLFPYFFDCLHFETLTNPDLRNHILEYGKILYHRG; this comes from the coding sequence ATTATATTTGTCCACCTACTTAAGCATATTAACCTGCCTCAGAAAACAATCAGCCAGCTGATAGAAATTTTTTCAGCCTATCCGGAGATTGAAAAAGTTATCGTGTTCGGCTCCAGAGCCATGGGAAACGAAAAACCAGGCTCGGATATAGATCTTGCGATCAGCGGATTAAAAGTGACGTCAGAACTTGTAGAAAAAATCCATAACTATTTGGAAGAAGAAACCCTGTTTCCATATTTTTTTGACTGCCTTCATTTTGAAACTCTAACTAACCCCGATTTGCGCAACCACATTCTGGAGTATGGCAAAATTCTTTATCATAGGGGGTAG
- a CDS encoding TraK family protein, which translates to MKPSCKSQYLAVHNEAKALFAQGYSKKTIYDHFIEKDKIHMSYVAWAKIMENHDQKFPFGQKKFKKEKPISQTPGKIRGKFSHSNDPYPIEDATDSIVEEKENEKPFNLIKKEK; encoded by the coding sequence ATGAAGCCTTCATGTAAAAGTCAATATCTGGCTGTCCATAACGAAGCAAAGGCCTTGTTTGCCCAAGGTTATTCAAAAAAGACCATATACGATCATTTTATCGAAAAAGATAAAATTCATATGTCTTATGTGGCCTGGGCTAAAATAATGGAAAACCACGATCAAAAGTTTCCCTTCGGTCAAAAAAAATTCAAAAAAGAAAAACCCATAAGTCAAACCCCAGGAAAAATACGGGGTAAGTTCAGCCATTCAAATGATCCGTACCCGATTGAAGATGCAACAGACTCTATTGTGGAAGAAAAAGAAAATGAAAAACCGTTTAACCTCATCAAAAAGGAAAAATAA
- a CDS encoding Rha family transcriptional regulator, whose amino-acid sequence MDLEVEKQKINITTTNGKLTVSSMMVAEHFEKDHKNVLREIRRIMTELPEDSDNFSGLNFEPAEYIDEQGKPRPAYDLTRDGFVLLVMGFTGKKAMAWKVKYIEAFNAMERAQKDKLYLKAALQIPIDSDLTVLLPTGEFGISSWKLAREIDQPHNALATKIHYLDIPAAFKAENFIPMGHIADHGPREDGYGITLAGLGMMGQILRSQAARGAQLKAYDQLKAVNSKKIQVETVQLQPVPDAIPRFQRTAVPEKKMLALKGLISIWAWIENTNTEKLEAELCAYMQIANLKGITTSSYENAMEYIWSGMNMLQNDFIDLCTEEELQPLRGLFDFIAYYDDRINYESLFNNFKKTHQFEDFTKVSKKDFQKIIMLAWGTMYAMCLGDKAGCCKASCIHNQLKG is encoded by the coding sequence ATGGACCTGGAAGTAGAAAAACAAAAAATCAATATTACAACCACAAACGGAAAGCTTACAGTCTCTTCAATGATGGTGGCGGAACATTTCGAGAAAGATCATAAAAATGTACTGCGCGAAATCCGTCGAATTATGACAGAACTCCCTGAAGATTCTGACAATTTTAGCGGGCTCAATTTTGAGCCGGCTGAATATATTGATGAGCAAGGCAAGCCTCGTCCCGCCTACGACCTCACCCGTGACGGTTTTGTTTTGCTCGTTATGGGGTTCACCGGCAAGAAGGCGATGGCCTGGAAGGTTAAGTATATTGAGGCATTCAACGCCATGGAAAGGGCTCAAAAAGACAAATTATATTTAAAAGCCGCGTTACAAATACCAATAGACAGCGATCTGACAGTTTTATTGCCCACCGGCGAGTTCGGCATTTCAAGCTGGAAACTGGCCCGGGAAATTGACCAGCCCCACAATGCCCTGGCAACAAAAATCCATTATCTTGATATCCCCGCTGCATTCAAAGCAGAAAATTTTATCCCTATGGGCCATATTGCGGATCACGGTCCAAGAGAGGATGGTTACGGGATCACCTTGGCCGGTCTCGGCATGATGGGGCAAATTCTACGCAGTCAGGCCGCCAGGGGCGCGCAATTAAAAGCATATGATCAGTTAAAGGCTGTCAATTCCAAAAAAATCCAGGTGGAAACTGTCCAACTGCAACCGGTTCCTGATGCGATCCCCCGGTTTCAGCGGACTGCTGTTCCGGAAAAAAAGATGCTCGCCCTCAAAGGTTTAATTTCTATATGGGCATGGATCGAAAACACCAACACCGAAAAATTGGAAGCTGAACTATGTGCATACATGCAGATAGCAAACCTGAAAGGCATCACCACATCAAGCTATGAAAATGCCATGGAGTACATCTGGTCAGGCATGAATATGCTGCAGAATGATTTTATAGACCTTTGTACTGAGGAAGAATTACAGCCTTTAAGGGGCCTGTTTGATTTTATTGCCTATTATGATGACAGAATAAATTATGAATCTTTGTTTAATAATTTCAAAAAAACTCACCAGTTTGAAGATTTCACCAAAGTTTCCAAAAAGGATTTTCAAAAAATCATAATGTTAGCCTGGGGCACCATGTATGCCATGTGCCTTGGCGATAAAGCCGGATGCTGCAAAGCAAGCTGCATCCATAACCAATTAAAAGGATAA
- a CDS encoding TraK family protein, which translates to MENGPKPSCKSQYLAIHGETQTLLKQGYTIKAVYDYFLKKGVIHMSYNSWTKILKNYHKPFPFTQKKDEL; encoded by the coding sequence ATGGAAAATGGACCTAAGCCCTCATGTAAAAGTCAGTACCTTGCTATCCATGGTGAAACCCAAACCCTGCTTAAACAGGGTTATACAATAAAAGCTGTGTATGATTATTTTTTAAAAAAAGGCGTTATTCATATGTCATATAATTCCTGGACTAAAATATTAAAAAATTATCACAAACCCTTTCCTTTCACACAGAAAAAAGATGAGTTATGA
- a CDS encoding nucleotidyltransferase substrate binding protein codes for MDNFKNIRWRQRFQNLNKAFEQLQRGLAIKTPSDIEQQGIIQSFEFTFDLSWKTMKDYLEAQGVACQFPRDVIKQAFQYQLISAGEIWLDMLGKRNLLSHTYDEKIASEAYRSIKYEYASPVKALVQWFKAQE; via the coding sequence ATGGATAATTTTAAAAACATCCGGTGGCGGCAGCGATTTCAAAATTTAAACAAAGCCTTTGAACAATTACAACGGGGGTTGGCTATTAAAACGCCGAGTGATATTGAACAGCAGGGAATCATTCAAAGCTTTGAATTCACATTTGATCTTTCCTGGAAAACCATGAAGGATTATCTTGAAGCACAAGGTGTAGCTTGCCAATTCCCAAGGGATGTAATCAAGCAGGCCTTTCAGTATCAACTTATTTCAGCTGGAGAAATATGGCTGGATATGCTGGGGAAAAGAAACCTGCTGTCCCACACATATGACGAAAAAATTGCTTCCGAGGCGTATAGATCAATTAAATATGAATATGCGTCACCAGTTAAAGCCCTTGTACAATGGTTTAAAGCGCAGGAGTAG
- a CDS encoding VirB3 family type IV secretion system protein — protein MRRIAIHRSLHRSDLIMGIERDLLFPIGIAAGVLIVSSGNRPWQILIGLVILSGGFCPGQE, from the coding sequence ATGCGAAGGATAGCAATACACCGGTCACTGCATCGTTCAGACCTGATCATGGGCATAGAGCGGGATTTGCTTTTCCCCATTGGTATTGCCGCCGGCGTGCTGATTGTATCCAGCGGCAACCGCCCCTGGCAGATACTGATAGGTCTGGTAATTCTGTCGGGCGGCTTTTGCCCTGGCCAGGAA